In one window of Limnohabitans sp. MORI2 DNA:
- the rimM gene encoding ribosome maturation factor RimM (Essential for efficient processing of 16S rRNA), whose translation MTLGLESAELPADAIEVGRIADAWGIKGWFKVLPYSASPEALFSSKRWFLQPAERGAKTFSGTVLLKVKEAKEHSDSVVATSAEVPDRNAAELLKGARIFVSRASFPTPETDEYYWVDLIGLDVVNREGVALGAVRELLHTGPQTVLVLAYEEDGKAKERMIPFVSAYIDTVDLPGRRIIADWQPDY comes from the coding sequence ATGACGCTGGGCTTAGAGTCCGCAGAACTTCCTGCGGACGCTATCGAAGTCGGGCGCATCGCAGATGCTTGGGGCATCAAAGGCTGGTTCAAGGTCTTGCCCTATAGCGCTTCTCCGGAAGCGCTTTTTTCTTCCAAGCGTTGGTTTTTACAACCCGCTGAACGAGGTGCCAAAACCTTCTCTGGCACCGTGCTTCTGAAAGTCAAAGAAGCCAAAGAACACTCTGATTCTGTGGTGGCCACATCGGCCGAAGTGCCTGACCGCAACGCCGCAGAACTACTCAAAGGCGCACGCATTTTTGTCTCGCGTGCCAGCTTTCCTACCCCCGAAACCGACGAGTACTACTGGGTTGACCTGATTGGCTTGGATGTGGTCAACCGCGAAGGCGTGGCGCTCGGTGCTGTGCGCGAGCTGTTGCATACAGGTCCGCAAACCGTGTTAGTGCTTGCTTACGAGGAAGACGGCAAGGCCAAAGAGCGCATGATTCCGTTTGTATCGGCCTATATCGATACGGTCGACTTGCCCGGTCGCCGCATCATTGCCGATTGGCAACCCGATTACTGA
- the trmD gene encoding tRNA (guanosine(37)-N1)-methyltransferase TrmD, translated as MRFDIITLFPELFEPFLKTGVTRRAYESGQVEVRLWNPRDYAEGNYRRVDDRPFGGGPGMVMLAEPLAACLHAIRAQRGQDRDVAPLVLFSPIGETLHHAAVQRWSDSQGAVLLCGRYEGIDQRFIDTYVDAQISLGDFVLSGGEIAAMTLLDAVARLQPGVLNDEGSHQLDSFNPALDGLLDCPHYTRPEQWEGQGVPPALVSGHHINIERWRRDQRLLLTARLRPELIEAARAASKLTPQDEAVLKA; from the coding sequence ATGCGCTTTGACATCATCACTTTATTTCCAGAATTGTTTGAGCCGTTTCTCAAAACAGGCGTGACGCGTCGTGCCTATGAGTCGGGGCAAGTCGAGGTGCGTTTGTGGAATCCGCGCGACTACGCCGAGGGCAACTACCGCCGTGTCGATGACCGTCCCTTTGGCGGCGGTCCTGGCATGGTGATGCTGGCTGAGCCTTTGGCTGCATGTTTACATGCCATTCGCGCCCAGCGTGGGCAAGACCGCGATGTGGCTCCGTTGGTGTTGTTTTCACCCATTGGTGAGACCCTGCACCATGCCGCGGTGCAACGTTGGTCGGACAGCCAGGGGGCTGTGTTGTTGTGCGGTCGTTATGAAGGCATTGATCAACGCTTCATCGATACCTATGTCGACGCTCAAATCAGCCTTGGTGACTTTGTGTTGTCAGGTGGCGAAATCGCAGCCATGACGCTGCTGGATGCTGTGGCCCGTTTGCAGCCAGGTGTGCTCAATGACGAAGGCAGCCACCAGCTCGATAGCTTCAACCCCGCCTTGGATGGCTTGCTGGACTGCCCGCACTACACCCGTCCCGAGCAGTGGGAAGGGCAGGGTGTGCCGCCCGCGCTGGTGTCAGGCCACCACATCAACATCGAGCGCTGGCGCCGTGACCAGCGCTTGCTGCTGACCGCCCGTCTGAGGCCTGAGCTGATTGAGGCGGCCCGCGCCGCATCCAAGTTGACCCCGCAAGACGAGGCTGTTTTAAAGGCCTAA
- the rplS gene encoding 50S ribosomal protein L19, translating to MNLIQTLEAEEIARLGKSIPEFAPGDTVIVNVNVVEGTRKRVQAYEGVVIAKRNRGLNSGFTVRKISSGEGVERTFQTYSPLIASIEVKRRGDVRRAKLYYLRDRSGKSARIKEKLVTKSAAASKAAAAAQ from the coding sequence ATGAACCTGATCCAAACTCTCGAGGCAGAAGAAATTGCCCGCCTCGGCAAATCTATCCCTGAATTCGCACCTGGCGACACAGTCATTGTGAACGTCAACGTGGTTGAAGGTACACGCAAGCGTGTGCAGGCCTACGAAGGTGTGGTGATCGCTAAGCGTAACCGTGGCCTCAACAGCGGCTTCACCGTTCGCAAGATCTCTAGCGGCGAAGGCGTGGAGCGTACGTTCCAAACTTACAGCCCATTGATTGCTAGCATCGAAGTCAAGCGTCGTGGTGATGTGCGTCGTGCCAAGTTGTACTACTTGCGTGACCGCAGCGGTAAATCGGCTCGTATCAAAGAAAAATTGGTCACCAAGTCGGCCGCAGCTTCTAAAGCCGCAGCAGCCGCTCAATAA
- a CDS encoding CoA pyrophosphatase has product MSKLPAFDPQQVPVFQVDTHLDAVPAHHLTPQALQARFANPPQWQPELVRERKFMDRQPAQAAVLLGIVMRDEPTVLLTQRPSHMSTHAGQIAFAGGKCDEADVDVAATALREAQEEVGLDAHHVQVLGTLPEYVTGSAFYVTPVVALISPAMTLQLNTHEVSDAFEVPLAFLMNPAHHRWHRYDFEGVTREWLSMPYQDGDQMRFVWGATAGMLRNFYRFLSA; this is encoded by the coding sequence ATGTCCAAACTTCCTGCTTTCGATCCCCAACAAGTACCCGTGTTCCAAGTGGACACGCATCTGGATGCCGTGCCTGCCCACCACCTCACGCCGCAGGCTTTGCAAGCGCGTTTTGCCAATCCACCGCAGTGGCAGCCCGAACTGGTACGCGAGCGAAAGTTCATGGATCGTCAGCCTGCCCAAGCTGCCGTGTTGTTGGGCATAGTGATGCGTGACGAGCCCACCGTGCTCTTGACCCAACGTCCCTCACACATGTCCACGCATGCAGGGCAGATTGCTTTTGCAGGTGGCAAGTGCGACGAGGCGGATGTGGATGTCGCTGCCACTGCCTTACGTGAAGCGCAAGAGGAGGTCGGACTAGACGCTCATCATGTGCAGGTGCTGGGCACCTTGCCCGAATACGTCACCGGTTCGGCTTTTTATGTGACGCCCGTGGTGGCTCTGATTTCACCGGCTATGACGCTACAACTCAACACCCACGAGGTGTCGGATGCCTTTGAAGTGCCATTGGCTTTTTTGATGAATCCCGCGCATCACCGCTGGCACCGCTACGACTTTGAGGGTGTGACGCGCGAATGGTTGTCTATGCCTTACCAAGACGGCGATCAGATGCGCTTTGTGTGGGGCGCGACCGCGGGGATGTTGCGTAACTTTTACCGATTCCTGTCTGCTTAA
- a CDS encoding CobD/CbiB family protein, which translates to MSFLSLLLALLIEQARPLARGNWVHGTIRTWVMWISQTLDAGHPRLAWTTWSLAVGLPALIATVVHWVLIGIFGWPVAMVWSVAVLYVTLGFRQFSHHFTDIRDALDVGDERLARELFAQWQHVEVSTLPRSEFLRHVIEHSVLSAHHHVFGVLTWFSVLAALGLGPAGAVIYRMSQTVSRTWQATPKATKGWVSDTLQNAARQAWRRVDWLPARLTAIAFAVMGNFEEAIDCWRTHAQRFPDDNDGVVLAATAGALNVRLGGEALHATEDDLSQDSESTPGRAPEMAHLPSVVGLIWRSVVMWMVLLALLTLARLLG; encoded by the coding sequence ATGAGTTTTCTTTCCCTGCTCCTTGCGTTGTTGATTGAACAAGCCCGCCCCTTGGCGCGAGGCAATTGGGTGCACGGCACCATTCGCACATGGGTCATGTGGATTAGCCAAACCTTGGATGCAGGCCACCCTCGGTTGGCGTGGACCACATGGTCCTTGGCTGTTGGTTTGCCTGCGCTCATCGCTACGGTGGTTCACTGGGTGTTGATCGGCATTTTTGGATGGCCTGTGGCGATGGTTTGGAGCGTGGCGGTTTTGTATGTCACGCTCGGTTTTCGGCAGTTCAGCCACCACTTCACAGACATTCGCGATGCCTTGGATGTGGGCGACGAACGCTTGGCGCGTGAGTTGTTTGCGCAGTGGCAGCATGTGGAGGTGAGCACCTTGCCTCGTAGCGAGTTTTTGCGGCATGTGATTGAGCATTCGGTGCTGTCTGCGCATCACCATGTGTTTGGTGTGCTCACATGGTTCTCTGTGTTGGCTGCTTTGGGATTGGGGCCAGCAGGCGCTGTGATTTACCGCATGAGCCAAACGGTGTCACGCACTTGGCAAGCCACGCCCAAGGCCACCAAAGGTTGGGTGAGCGACACCTTGCAAAATGCCGCACGCCAAGCTTGGCGGCGCGTCGACTGGCTACCTGCACGGCTGACTGCCATAGCGTTTGCCGTGATGGGAAATTTCGAAGAAGCCATTGATTGCTGGCGCACCCATGCCCAACGATTCCCAGATGACAACGATGGTGTGGTGTTGGCCGCTACGGCTGGTGCACTGAATGTCCGCTTGGGCGGTGAGGCACTGCATGCGACTGAAGATGACCTCAGCCAAGACAGCGAAAGCACACCGGGTCGTGCGCCTGAGATGGCCCATTTGCCCAGTGTGGTGGGCCTGATTTGGCGCAGCGTGGTCATGTGGATGGTGTTGCTGGCCCTATTGACCTTGGCGCGTTTGCTGGGCTAA
- the rsgA gene encoding ribosome small subunit-dependent GTPase A: MKQAGLVVASHGRHCVVETPDGERRICHPRGKKSQVVVGDHVQWLASSDEGTIEKVEPRHNLFYRQDEIRTKSFAANLDQVLILLAAEPEFSEMQLTRALIAAEAEHITPIIALNKSDLKEPFTRALNRLEPYVKMGYTVLQGAFKTGDLADLPERLKHKTTLVLGPSGTGKSTLINALVPNANVATAEISQALNSGKHTTTSTTWHWVDAERTTGLIDSPGFQEFGVHHIDAMQLAAYMPDFKPHVANCKFYNCTHLHEPSCGVQDAVEAGAISPSRYKLYGMLFAELTQPANY; encoded by the coding sequence ATGAAGCAAGCCGGCTTGGTGGTGGCCAGCCACGGACGACACTGCGTGGTGGAAACACCTGATGGTGAGCGCCGCATTTGCCACCCGCGTGGCAAAAAAAGCCAAGTGGTGGTGGGCGACCACGTGCAGTGGTTAGCCAGCAGCGACGAAGGCACGATTGAAAAAGTAGAGCCACGTCACAACTTGTTTTACCGACAAGACGAGATTCGCACCAAATCGTTTGCGGCCAACTTAGACCAAGTCTTGATCCTGCTTGCCGCCGAGCCTGAGTTTTCTGAAATGCAGCTCACGCGTGCCCTCATTGCAGCCGAGGCAGAGCACATCACGCCCATCATCGCGCTCAACAAAAGTGATTTGAAAGAGCCTTTTACGCGCGCCCTCAACCGACTTGAGCCCTACGTCAAAATGGGCTACACCGTGCTGCAGGGGGCGTTTAAAACCGGCGATTTGGCCGACTTGCCTGAGCGCTTGAAGCACAAAACCACGCTGGTACTCGGCCCTTCAGGCACAGGAAAAAGCACACTCATCAATGCGTTGGTACCCAACGCCAATGTCGCGACCGCAGAGATTTCGCAGGCGCTCAACTCAGGCAAACACACCACCACATCGACCACCTGGCATTGGGTGGATGCCGAGCGCACAACGGGTTTGATTGACTCGCCAGGCTTTCAAGAATTTGGCGTGCATCACATCGATGCCATGCAGTTGGCAGCCTACATGCCCGACTTCAAACCGCATGTGGCGAACTGCAAGTTTTACAACTGCACGCATTTGCACGAGCCTTCGTGCGGGGTGCAAGACGCGGTAGAAGCTGGGGCTATCAGCCCATCGCGTTACAAGCTGTACGGCATGTTGTTTGCCGAACTCACGCAGCCTGCGAACTACTGA
- a CDS encoding M48 family metallopeptidase: MNPSLAMTLTLAVLLVANLLTKLWLMSRQVRHVAQHRDQVPAAFAHTISLEAHQKAADYTMAKARVGVADMGLDALTLVAWTLLGGLDLLNQITLDLLGAGMGQQIALVVSFSLIGGLIGLPLSLFQTFGIEQRFGFNNTTPKLWVSDLLKGLLVGMVLGLPILWLVLWLMQAGGTLWWLYTWAALVAYQLFVMWIAPNVIMPLFNKFTPLEDATLKDRVTALMTRSGFTAKGFFVMDGSRRSAHSNAFFTGFGAAKRVVFFDTLLAKLNGDEMEAVLAHELGHFKHRHILKMMATSFATSLAGLALLGWLSQQVWFYTGLGVMPNLNGNNSALALLLFMLVLPLFTFFVSPLSARRSRKFEFEADAYAVANSDGKALANALLKLYQDNASTLTPDPWYVAFYYSHPPASQRLARMAA, from the coding sequence ATGAATCCCTCTCTCGCGATGACCTTGACGCTGGCAGTTTTGCTGGTCGCCAACTTGCTCACCAAACTCTGGCTCATGAGCCGTCAAGTGCGTCACGTGGCACAACACCGCGACCAAGTGCCAGCAGCTTTTGCGCACACCATCAGCTTAGAGGCTCACCAAAAAGCAGCCGACTACACCATGGCCAAAGCGCGCGTGGGTGTGGCCGATATGGGGCTAGATGCCCTCACCTTGGTGGCGTGGACATTGCTCGGTGGTTTGGACTTACTTAACCAAATCACACTCGACTTGTTGGGTGCGGGCATGGGCCAGCAAATTGCATTGGTGGTGAGCTTCAGTTTGATTGGTGGTTTGATTGGCTTGCCTTTGTCCCTGTTTCAAACCTTTGGCATCGAGCAGCGCTTTGGCTTTAACAACACCACGCCCAAGCTGTGGGTGAGCGACCTACTCAAAGGCTTGTTGGTGGGCATGGTGTTGGGCTTGCCTATTCTCTGGTTGGTACTGTGGCTCATGCAAGCGGGCGGCACCTTGTGGTGGCTCTACACCTGGGCAGCCTTGGTGGCCTACCAACTGTTTGTGATGTGGATTGCGCCCAACGTCATCATGCCCTTGTTCAACAAGTTCACCCCCCTGGAAGACGCCACGCTCAAAGATCGCGTTACAGCGCTGATGACCCGTTCAGGCTTTACCGCCAAAGGTTTTTTCGTGATGGACGGTAGCCGCCGCTCTGCCCACTCCAACGCCTTCTTCACTGGCTTTGGAGCCGCCAAGCGCGTGGTCTTTTTCGACACGCTGCTCGCCAAATTGAATGGCGATGAAATGGAAGCCGTGTTGGCCCACGAACTCGGCCACTTCAAACACCGCCACATTTTGAAAATGATGGCCACCAGCTTTGCCACAAGTTTGGCTGGTCTAGCTTTGTTGGGTTGGTTATCGCAGCAAGTATGGTTTTACACAGGCTTGGGCGTGATGCCTAACCTCAATGGCAACAACAGTGCCTTGGCCTTGCTGCTGTTCATGTTGGTGCTGCCTTTGTTCACGTTTTTTGTGTCCCCCTTGTCGGCGCGTCGCTCACGCAAATTTGAGTTTGAAGCCGATGCCTATGCCGTGGCCAACAGCGATGGCAAAGCCCTCGCCAACGCACTGCTCAAGCTCTATCAAGACAACGCCTCCACTCTCACGCCAGACCCTTGGTATGTGGCGTTTTACTACTCGCACCCGCCCGCCTCACAGCGCTTGGCGCGCATGGCCGCATGA
- the orn gene encoding oligoribonuclease, which produces MSEVATSPVAPQKLAKSDLNLVWLDCEMTGLDPERERLLEIAVIVTSPDLSVRIEGPVFVIHQSDELLNKMDAWNKGTHGKSGLIDKVKASTVTEAEAEAQLIAFMKQYVTKGVSPMCGNTIGQDRRFLNKYMPKLEAWFHYRNVDVSTLKELSRRWKPEVLNAFKKAQKHTALADVHESIDEMIHYREHFLKL; this is translated from the coding sequence ATGTCTGAAGTTGCTACCTCTCCTGTTGCCCCCCAAAAACTCGCCAAGTCGGACTTGAACTTGGTTTGGCTCGATTGCGAAATGACGGGGCTGGACCCCGAGCGTGAGCGCTTGCTGGAAATTGCGGTCATTGTCACCAGCCCTGATTTGTCGGTGCGCATCGAAGGGCCCGTGTTTGTGATTCATCAAAGCGATGAACTGCTCAACAAAATGGACGCATGGAACAAGGGCACGCACGGTAAGAGCGGCTTGATCGACAAAGTCAAAGCCTCGACTGTGACCGAGGCTGAGGCTGAAGCGCAGCTGATTGCCTTCATGAAGCAATACGTGACCAAAGGTGTGTCACCCATGTGCGGCAATACCATTGGTCAGGACCGCCGCTTTTTGAACAAGTACATGCCCAAGCTCGAAGCGTGGTTCCACTACCGCAACGTGGATGTGAGCACTTTGAAAGAGCTGTCACGCCGCTGGAAGCCCGAGGTGTTGAACGCCTTCAAAAAGGCACAGAAACACACAGCGCTGGCCGATGTGCATGAGTCCATCGACGAGATGATTCACTACCGTGAACACTTTTTGAAACTGTGA
- a CDS encoding DEAD/DEAH box helicase, translating to MTDTLNVTGEFAPAETISMPEQEAQQTNGFVELGLARELVQAVADLGYTQPTTVQQKTIPLALPNESSQGFIDLMVSSQTGSGKTAAFLLPVLHTLIQQQAQAEAADKAAWDKLVADAAAKGEEPPKRPKRKDPTNVRNFKAPTPGALIVCPTRELAQQVAHDAIDLVKHCRGLRVANVVGGMPYQLQIAKLQNANLVVATPGRLLDLQRSMQIKLEKVQFLVVDEADRMLDLGFADDLAEINQLTIGRKQTMMFSATFAPRIQQLAARVMREPQRVQIDSPQEKHNNIRQVLHWADNAQHKRRLLDHLLRDTTINQAVVFASTQIECDGLANDLQQEGFSAVALHGALSQGLRNRRLMALRNGQVQFLVATDVAARGIDVPTITHVFNFGLPMKSEDYTHRIGRTGRAGRDGLAVTLAEFRDKRKIFDIEAYTRQQFTAEVIPGLEPTQRLEQRGGGRDYDRKGGGKFGGGGRGFGGKKFGGRSEGQGYGRFEPRFDDRRSSGNRFEGRSDNRFEGRQDAPRFEDRRGGNFEPRSHESRGHFGEGRGAPRGNFGAPRSFEDRAPSRGPRAPFEAGRTPFDKPARPAGKSFGGGFDAKKRTPKPRVAR from the coding sequence ATGACTGACACTTTGAACGTGACAGGCGAATTTGCGCCTGCCGAAACTATTTCTATGCCTGAGCAAGAAGCACAACAGACCAACGGCTTTGTTGAATTGGGTCTGGCCCGCGAATTGGTGCAAGCTGTGGCCGACCTCGGCTACACCCAACCCACCACGGTCCAACAAAAAACCATTCCATTGGCATTGCCTAATGAAAGCAGCCAAGGCTTCATCGACTTGATGGTGTCTAGCCAAACAGGCAGCGGCAAAACCGCAGCCTTCTTGTTGCCTGTGTTGCACACCTTGATCCAGCAACAAGCCCAAGCTGAAGCCGCAGACAAAGCTGCTTGGGACAAGCTCGTGGCCGATGCTGCTGCCAAAGGCGAAGAGCCACCTAAGCGCCCCAAGCGCAAAGACCCCACCAATGTGCGCAACTTCAAAGCCCCCACACCCGGCGCTTTGATCGTGTGCCCTACACGTGAATTGGCCCAGCAAGTGGCGCATGACGCGATCGACTTGGTTAAGCACTGCCGTGGCTTGCGCGTGGCCAACGTGGTGGGCGGTATGCCTTATCAGTTGCAAATTGCCAAGCTGCAAAACGCCAACCTTGTGGTGGCTACGCCTGGTCGCTTGCTCGACTTGCAACGCTCCATGCAAATCAAGCTGGAAAAAGTGCAGTTCTTGGTGGTGGACGAAGCCGACCGCATGCTCGACTTGGGTTTTGCCGATGACTTGGCTGAAATCAACCAACTCACCATCGGCCGCAAACAAACCATGATGTTCAGCGCCACGTTTGCGCCGCGCATTCAGCAATTGGCCGCACGTGTGATGCGTGAACCTCAACGCGTGCAAATCGACTCACCTCAAGAGAAGCACAACAACATTCGTCAAGTGCTGCACTGGGCAGACAACGCACAACACAAGCGCCGCTTGTTGGATCACCTCTTGCGCGATACCACCATCAACCAAGCGGTGGTGTTTGCCAGTACCCAAATTGAGTGCGATGGCCTAGCCAATGACTTGCAGCAAGAAGGCTTCTCGGCTGTCGCTTTGCACGGCGCTTTGAGCCAAGGTTTGCGTAACCGCCGCTTGATGGCTTTGCGCAATGGTCAAGTGCAGTTTTTGGTGGCCACCGATGTGGCCGCACGCGGCATTGACGTGCCCACCATCACCCACGTGTTCAACTTTGGCTTGCCCATGAAGTCAGAGGACTACACCCACCGCATTGGCCGTACAGGCCGCGCGGGTCGTGATGGCTTGGCTGTGACGTTGGCTGAATTCCGCGACAAGCGCAAAATTTTCGACATCGAAGCCTACACACGCCAACAGTTCACAGCTGAAGTGATTCCAGGTTTGGAACCCACACAACGCCTCGAACAACGTGGCGGTGGTCGTGACTACGATCGCAAAGGTGGCGGCAAGTTTGGTGGCGGTGGCCGTGGCTTTGGTGGTAAAAAATTCGGTGGCCGTTCAGAAGGTCAAGGTTATGGCCGTTTCGAGCCGCGCTTTGATGACCGTCGTTCGTCCGGTAACCGTTTTGAAGGTCGCTCAGACAACCGCTTCGAAGGCCGCCAAGACGCTCCGCGTTTTGAAGATCGCCGCGGTGGCAACTTTGAGCCACGCAGCCATGAATCACGTGGTCACTTTGGCGAAGGCCGTGGCGCACCTCGCGGTAACTTCGGTGCACCTCGTAGCTTCGAAGATCGTGCACCATCACGCGGCCCTCGTGCCCCGTTTGAAGCCGGCCGCACGCCATTTGACAAGCCTGCACGCCCTGCCGGTAAATCGTTCGGTGGTGGCTTTGATGCGAAGAAACGCACGCCTAAGCCACGCGTGGCGCGTTAA
- a CDS encoding 2-hydroxychromene-2-carboxylate isomerase codes for MSKTVDYYLAPQSPWTYLGHQRFVNIAKAAGATVRVMPMDLGKVFPISGGLPLGKRAPQRQAYRLVELARFGKALNLPINLHPKFFPVAGDPAAKLIIAVDMHHGTDAALTITGAVLSAVWQEERDIADAATLAALLSAHQLDAACMALSDTPEVQARYDAYTQSAIDTQVFGAPTYMVNGEMFWGQDRLDFVAQAVKA; via the coding sequence ATGAGCAAAACCGTGGATTACTACTTAGCCCCTCAAAGCCCTTGGACATATCTGGGCCACCAACGCTTTGTGAACATCGCCAAGGCAGCAGGCGCTACCGTGCGTGTGATGCCCATGGATTTGGGAAAAGTGTTCCCTATTTCAGGAGGCCTACCCTTGGGTAAACGTGCACCACAGCGTCAAGCCTATCGACTGGTGGAATTGGCACGCTTTGGCAAAGCGCTGAACTTGCCAATCAACTTGCACCCGAAGTTTTTCCCTGTCGCAGGGGACCCAGCAGCCAAACTCATCATTGCGGTGGACATGCACCACGGCACGGATGCCGCGTTGACCATCACCGGTGCAGTGTTGTCAGCGGTGTGGCAGGAAGAACGCGACATTGCCGATGCGGCCACCTTAGCGGCCTTGCTGAGCGCGCATCAATTGGATGCGGCCTGTATGGCGCTGTCTGACACGCCCGAGGTGCAAGCTCGCTACGACGCCTACACCCAAAGCGCCATCGACACGCAGGTGTTTGGCGCACCTACCTACATGGTGAATGGCGAGATGTTTTGGGGACAAGACCGCTTGGACTTTGTGGCCCAAGCGGTGAAAGCCTAA
- a CDS encoding SlyX family protein codes for MPNTEIDKRLMDLEIKASFTEDLVEQLNQTIFQQQQQIDALIREVSQLRQQAPDGGTGGFRSLRDELPPHY; via the coding sequence ATGCCCAACACCGAGATTGACAAACGTTTGATGGACCTTGAAATCAAGGCCAGCTTCACCGAAGACTTGGTGGAGCAACTCAACCAAACCATCTTTCAGCAACAACAGCAAATTGATGCGCTCATTCGCGAAGTGAGCCAGCTGCGCCAGCAAGCACCCGATGGAGGCACAGGCGGCTTTCGTAGCCTACGCGATGAATTGCCCCCGCACTATTAA
- the minE gene encoding cell division topological specificity factor MinE gives MSLLSLLLGEKKKTANVAKERLQFILTHERTGRNPQPDYLPDLQRDLVAVLSKYVKINPDDIKVNLERHDNLEVLEVKIELPE, from the coding sequence ATGTCGTTGCTCTCTCTCTTACTCGGTGAGAAGAAAAAAACAGCGAACGTTGCCAAAGAGCGTTTGCAGTTCATCCTTACCCACGAGCGCACAGGCCGCAACCCACAGCCCGACTACCTGCCTGATTTGCAGCGCGATTTGGTGGCCGTGCTCTCCAAATACGTGAAGATCAATCCAGATGACATCAAGGTGAATCTGGAGCGTCACGACAACCTCGAAGTGCTCGAAGTCAAAATCGAACTACCCGAGTGA
- the minD gene encoding septum site-determining protein MinD, whose protein sequence is MTKIVVVTSGKGGVGKTTTSASFSSGLALRGFKTVVIDFDVGLRNLDLIMGCERRVVYDFINVINGEATLNQALIKDKQCDNLYVLAASQTRDKDALSQDGVERVLNELKEMKFDYIVCDSPAGIEVGAMMAMHFADEALVVTNPEVSSVRDSDRILGMLSSKTKRAIEGDTPIKEHLLITRYNPSRVEDGHMLSLEDIQDILRIPLIGVIPESETVLTASNQGLPAVHLEKTDVSEAYKDVISRFLGEDLPMRFTENVKPSLLKRIFGGK, encoded by the coding sequence ATGACAAAAATCGTGGTGGTGACCTCTGGCAAAGGCGGTGTGGGCAAGACCACAACCAGCGCCAGTTTTTCCTCTGGCCTCGCCTTGCGCGGCTTCAAAACGGTCGTCATCGACTTTGACGTGGGCTTGCGTAACCTCGACCTGATCATGGGCTGCGAGCGTCGCGTGGTGTATGACTTCATCAACGTCATCAATGGTGAAGCCACGCTGAACCAAGCCTTGATCAAAGACAAGCAATGCGACAACTTGTACGTGTTGGCGGCTTCGCAAACGCGTGACAAAGATGCGCTGTCACAAGACGGCGTAGAGCGCGTGTTGAACGAACTCAAAGAAATGAAGTTCGACTACATCGTGTGCGACTCCCCCGCCGGTATCGAAGTAGGCGCCATGATGGCCATGCACTTTGCCGATGAAGCCTTGGTGGTGACCAACCCCGAAGTGTCTTCGGTGCGTGACTCTGACCGCATCTTGGGCATGCTCAGCAGCAAAACCAAGCGTGCCATCGAAGGCGACACACCCATCAAAGAACACTTGCTCATCACGCGCTACAACCCTAGCCGCGTAGAAGATGGTCACATGCTGTCGCTCGAGGACATCCAAGACATCTTGCGCATTCCTTTGATCGGTGTGATTCCCGAATCTGAAACCGTGCTCACCGCTTCTAACCAAGGCTTGCCCGCTGTGCATTTGGAAAAAACAGATGTATCAGAAGCCTACAAAGACGTGATCAGCCGCTTCTTGGGCGAAGACTTGCCCATGCGCTTCACCGAGAACGTCAAGCCTAGTTTGCTCAAACGTATTTTTGGCGGGAAGTAA